One Panicum virgatum strain AP13 chromosome 3N, P.virgatum_v5, whole genome shotgun sequence DNA segment encodes these proteins:
- the LOC120663836 gene encoding uncharacterized protein LOC120663836 encodes MAASSLMVSLLFAAAAVCGAAGASTALDEVCGVLGGYYVTPEACASALCHDASSPCRAARDAGAVAALAARLAAANATAARDSVAAADPAGLRSCLQLYTGAAAALEWAAGSVAAGRYPGAREVLQAAQYVPAGCDGVAAGAALPAENGGFDAMATVAHAVLASLSKGY; translated from the coding sequence ATGGCTGCCTCAAGTCTAATGGTCTCCCTCCtcttcgcggccgccgccgtctgcggcgccgccggggcgaGCACGGCGCTGGACGAGGTGTGCGGGGTCCTGGGCGGGTACTACGTGACGCCGGAGGCGTGCGCGTCGGCGCTCTGCCACGACGCCTCGtcgccgtgccgcgccgcgcgcgacgcgggcgcggtggcggcgctcgcggcCAGGCTCGCGGCGGCGAACGCCACCGCGGCCAGGGACAGCGTCGCGGCCGCGGATCCGGCGGGCCTGCGGTCGTGCCTGCAGCTGTACACcggtgccgcggcggcgctggagtggGCGGCGGGGTCCGTGGCCGCGGGGCGGTACCCGGGCGCCCGGGAGGTGCTGCAGGCGGCGCAGTACGTGCCCGCCGGCTGCGACGGCGTGGCCGCCGGGGCGGCGCTGCCCGCGGAGAACGGCGGCTTCGACGCGATGGCCACCGTCGCGCACGCCGTGCTCGCCTCCTTGTCCAAGGGCTACTGA